DNA sequence from the Suricata suricatta isolate VVHF042 chromosome 14, meerkat_22Aug2017_6uvM2_HiC, whole genome shotgun sequence genome:
TAAACAGTTATATGCCCAAACACTGGATAATccagaagaaatgataaattcctagaaatacacaACCTACCAAAATGGAATCATGAAGATACAGAAAATCTTAACAGACCAAAAATCACTAAGGATTAGATTAAACCAGTGAGCAAAACCTTATGACAAAGAAAAATCCAGGACtggattcactggtgaattctaccaaacattttaagaagaattaatacaCATCTTtctaaaactcttccaaaaaattgagtAGGCAGGAACACTCCCAAATTATACAAGGCAGCAATATCGTGATACCAAAGCCAGTtaaggacactacaagaaaaaaaataggtcaaTAACTCCAAttaatatagatgaaaaaaaaacctcaacaaaatactatcaAATGGAAtttaccacattaatagaataaaacataaaagtcatacgatcatctcaataaatgcagaaaaagcatttggtacaatccaacatcctttcatgataataGCTCTCAAGAAATGGAGTATAGAAAGAACAtaacatgggcgcctgggtggctcagtcggttaagcgtccggcttcagctcaggtcatgatctcatggtttgtgggttcaagccccgtgtcaggctctgtgctgacagctagctcagagcctggagcctgcttcagattctgtatctccctctctctctacactcccctacttgtgctgtctctctgtctcgcaaaaataaataaaaaacataaatatatatatttatatataaatatatatgtatatatacacacacatatataaatatatacacacatatatatgtgtgtgtatatgtatatttatatataaagaaagaacataacaTAATTAAGGTTCATATATCAGAAGCCCACtactaacatcatattcaatggtgaaagtTTGGAAACTTTTCCTTTAAGACCCGGGACAAGACAAGGAtccccactcttgccacttttattctaCATAATACTGAAAGTACCAGCCAGAGCAAATAGGCAAGAAAAGCAGATAAAAGATACCTCaatcaaaagaaaagtaaaattttgtgtctgttttctgaCACATCTTATgtataaaaaacaatgaagatgCCATCGAACAACTGTTAAGACTAAAGAACAAATACActaaaattgcaggatacaaaaatcatatgaatttctatacactaacaatgaactacataaaaaataaattaaaaatcaatccCGTTTACAGTTGCATCAGAAAgaacaataggggcgcctgggtggctcagtcggttgggcctccaactttggctcaggtcagatctcacgctcgtgggttcgagccccgcgtcaggctctgtgctgagagccagctcagagcctggagcctgcttccagttctgtgcctccttctctctctgcccctcctcctctcatgctatgtctctctctgtatcaaaaataaataaaacattaaaaaaaaaaaagaaagaacaatacacttagaataaatttaaccaaggaggtaaaagatctttACACTAAAACTATAAGATAACTGTTGGAAGAAATTGAGGAAATcacagataaatagaaaaatgtcttgtgttcatggattagaagaattagttgtgttaaaatgccaatactaccaACAGTGACCTACAGGTtgaatgcaatctttatcaataTTCCATtggaatttttcacagaattagaaaaaacaaGTCTAAGATTTATACAGGaccaaaaagaccccaaatagccaaattaatcctgagaaagaaaaaagctggaggcatcacacttacTAGTTTCAAACAatacaaagctatagcaatcaaaacagtgaTGGTATAGTGATGGTATACAAACAGACATAAagaccaacagaatagaataggaagtccagaaataaacttgaGCATATATGGTCAGCTAATCTTTGTTCAGCGTACCAAGAAGATGCAATGGGGAaggaacagtctcttcaataaatggtgttgggaaaattggatatccacatgcaaaagaatgaaaaactaatttgaactggattaaagacttaaaggtaagacctaaaactgtaaaactactagaagaaaacatagagaaaaactCCTTGACATTAGTCTTGGCAATGAGTTTTTGGCTTTGACACCAAAAGCTCAGGCAAAACTAGTAAAAATAAGTGAGACCACATCAatataaaaggcttctgcacagcaaaagaaataaattataaaaatgaaaagtcaacatATAGAGTgacagaaaacatttgcaaatcatatatatatatatatatatatatatatatatatatatatatatgatctctctctctcactctctcactcacacacacacacacacacacactcacacacacagatacacacaggggttaatattcaaaacataCAAGGAACTTACacaacttaatagcaaaaaaCTCCAATTAGCctaattaaaaaattggcagaggcactgaaaagacatttttccaaagaagacatacaagttGACTAACAGGTACATGAacagttgctcaacatcactaattgacagtgacatgcaaatcaaaactacagtgagatattgTTTCACACCTGTTGCTTTGATCAGAAGGATAAAAAGATAACAAACGTTGGgcaggatatggagaaaagggaattcctatacactgttggtaggaatgtaaattggtacagtcattatgaaaaacagtatggaggtttctaaaaaaaacacaaaccaaccttaaaaacagaactactatatgatcccaCAATCATacttctggatatatttttaaagaaaatgaagtgaatatcttgaagagatatctgcactctcaCATTCATTGTAGCATTACTCATAATGgcaacaacctaagtgtctgttaccacatgaatggataaaaaagatatataaaaatatatattattcagccatgagaaagatgAAAATCCTGACTTTTGTAACACCATGGATGAGCCTAGAGAAACATCATACTAAGTGAATACATGAATATACCAAAATATGTTAAGACATAGTTAAAACAGTGctgagaaggaaatttatagcactaaatggttctaccagaaaagaaaaaagtctccaATTAATAATCTATGCTCCCAgcttaagaactttaaaaatgcaagagcaaaataaatcctacacaagcagaaggaagaaaataataaacaaatgaatgaaattaataaacaagACCAggattaccttgataccaaaattagacaaagacagtacaaaaaagggaaaaatacagacCAAAATTCTTCACCAATACTGATGCAATGCccttaataaattaataaatggaattTGGTAAcgtataaaaaagtattttacacTATGACCAAAGGGGACTTATTCCAGGAATGCGACACTAGgtcaatattcaaaaattaacaaatacaatCCACCATATTAGCaggctaaattttaaaaaagtcacatgATCACTTTAATTGATGCATAAACAGGATTTGAgaaaattcaacaaacattcatgacaaaaactttATATAatctataaacagaaaaattgataaattaaactttatcaaaataaaaaaattttgctCTGTGAAATATCCTTAGTAAGATTAAACAGACAAGCTACAGAATAGGATAAAACGTTTGCAATCCACCTATCTGAGAAAGGAAGTGTCTAGCATATATAAAAAGCTCTCAAAATTTAACAAACCTCAAGAAGTCCAAATAGAATATAGGCAAAAGTTACTAAAGAGACAATTTACCCAAAAAGATGGAAGTAGagcaaacaagcaaatgaaaagattttcaacatcactcgccattagggaaatgcaagttaagaCCAGAGCGAAATATCACTACACACAgattagaaaaggcaaaataaagttTGTGACAATTCCAAATGCTGGTAAAGACATATTTTATACTAAACGTAGTATATgctaagtatatatttaattttttaaaactaaatatacacttaccatatgatctagcaatcacaTTCCTAACTTTTATTTGTAGAAATGAAAACCTTAGTCCACaccaaaacttttataaaaatgtacatagCAACTACTCTCCTCGTTATAGGCGAAGAACCAAGTTGTTCTTTAATAGATAAATGCTTAAACAGATCATGGTATAGCCATATCATGGACTACTACTCTACAGTCAAAAGGTACAACATATGTTACAATCTAgatggatctcaagggcattatactgagtgaaaaaagACAGCATTGGAAGTTCATACACTGcataatcccatttatatgacAATCTCAAAATGCCCAAGTGATAAAAAAGGAcaacagattagtggtttccaATGGTTAAGGATGGCAGGGGCAGAAGAGGGTGGACAACTCAAACTGGGTAATAGAAGGAAAACCTGGATGCTGTTGAAATACTTCCAATAGTTTGATTGTTGTGATGGTTACACAAGTCTACACCTGGTAAAATGGCATACATTATACCAATACTGATTTACTAATTTTGATACTGTATTACAGTTATGTAAGACACAGCCATTGGGAGACACCGGGAGGACCTCTCAGTACTATTTATGCAACTTCCTGTTAATCTATAATTATTGAAACGAAAAAGTTTATAAAAGCTCTATAAATATGGATAAACTTTTACAATTTATGCATAAGCAAAACTTGCTGAAAACCTGTTTCATAGCTCTCTCATCTAAGCTAGGATGATCAAGAGAACAATCAAGACTTTATTATCATTCTGCAgcattattttaacaaatagagCTGTTCAAATGAACACAATGCCTATTTACTGCCATTCTGTAGCATTAATTCAATAAATGTGCTGTTCAAATGAACATGAAACCTATTCTAAAATTATCCATTCTCTCCAGCTGGACTATGCCCTCTTTAATGACCACATTTGATTCATTTCTCTATCCTAAGTGCCTAGAGCCATTTCTCATATAccgtaggcattcaataaatgttagttaaatAAAGTTACCAAGAGAGACTAGACATTAACTGGAGGATTAGACATTGGGGTCatcaaacagaagcaatcttttGGCCTCTGGTGAAAATCTTGTTATAAGAGCCTTCATTTTCAGTTACATTAAGACCCTCCAGCCTTCGACagtgaaaaatagaactgcctgatcatgaataaagagaaagagaaagagtactTCTTGCTCCAAGTAAAGTATTACACTAAAGGAAAAATTTCAAGATGGAACTCTCAAagatattagaataaaaaaaatattgggcAGAATCTgtaagtgaaagaaaattaacTCTAAGAAGTAAAAGAATATGACATTCATACTGAGTGTGTCTGTATAGGATGTATGTGTCTGCATAGAACGTATGAATATATACCAAGGGGAAATGGTAAGTTTgatcaagaaggaaatggcagggaCATATATACATGCACTTCCCTATGAAAACTTGTAatttactatttatatatttacttacttattttgagagagagaaagagaagggtttAAATGTGGGTAAGTTTATAGGAATTGGTTGTTGAACAGGTTATGCTTCATGATGAGAAAAAGTTGAATTTAGAAGGCTCTTatcatttgttacattttatattatggtGCATAGACATAAATATGGAGTGATGACACTTATCTCTCTGTTCACAATCTGATTACACATCCTGAAGtctcaaatttttacttaatgcCTAATAGTCTCTACAATGACCTCGAGCAGAGGATTCAGTGTaataatatctttcaaaaatattctctttagAATCCAGCAAAAGTTACAATGGACTGCTCAGAGGTAGATATTATAAACTACCCTTTGGAAATGTAATGTTCcaattcttccaaagaagacatggaaTTTACTTAGTTGTCATAGGTAGTATATAACATCACGAAGCCAAGACCCCAAGgaacctctgtgcctttgcaacTTTATATTAGCACAACAGTCATTTTACACTGAGTTCTCCAAGCCACAGACATTACTGAGAGAACAGGCAAGACTCACCAATTATAATCCAGTCGAGACTGATGAAGCTGCTGCTGTTTTAGGAGAAGCTTTGTCTCCTGCTGGGTTAGCAGATGCTGAAGGCGCTCTTTTTCGATTTCCAGCTCCATTTTCTGAAGCATAAGTTGGTGCCTTCTATTTTCTGAGAGTTGCTTTTTGACATCAGTTTCACTAGACTGCTGTGTCCCTTGACCACGCAACAGGGATGCCCAGGAAATCCCACAATTACTGCATGATTCCAGATGTGTTTTGGAATATTGAGGGGCCATGTGTGTAGGCTGACTTTCATGAACATGATCATTGTTTTCAGAAAGTCTAGGACCACAACACTGACTGGATGGAGTAGGCCTCAGGTGTTGGCATTCTTTCATCTTCAATTCCGCTGGTGGGGCTTTCTCTGTAGGAACTGCATCTACTAGTTTTTTCCCAGGGGATCCATAATCACACGTTCTGGTCTCTAATGGCACCCTGTCTAGATCCTTTTTGGGATAGTGAAAGTCTGCTGGTTTCAAAGAATTATTCCTAAACTCCACAAGGGGTTCTGAAGCAGAGTCCTGGATTGCAGACATAGGCCTCTGCTTGGTTTGGTAACAAGTTTGTGATTTGGCTACACTCAAGTAGGAGCCATCCAGTTCCCCAGCTGAAGACCGAAGAGTGCTTTTCCTATTGGATACCTAAAGGGAACCAAAAGATCATTTGTCAAATAAGAGCACACTGAAAGGGGTTCTTTTGACTTTTCAGAAATCAGTGATACACGTTTACCAAAACAAAGCTCTTGTTTTGtcttcttaaataataaatgatagtaTTCACACAGTTCAACAGACATGTGCCACATAGCTAAACCCATTTTCAAACAATCTACATTTCAGTAAatccataaggaagagaaaaataaagtgctgCTATTTGCTGCTTAAGCAAGATCCCAGGAGTTGCAAATAACAAGTTTTTACATAGAATCAACTTTGAGAAGAGGCAAAAGCATTAATTGTTAAggtcttaaaatgtttatttttaagtactatgCCAAGTCCACTCAGCCTCCTTAGATACCCTTTGAAATGTCCTTTGATTGTCCATTACACACAATGAGATTTGATGTAAAACAGTTCATCTTATACTGAAAAGGATGTTAGTTACCATGAgaaatttgatttgtttttataaatatctttagaACACACAGATAAGCACCATGTGCTTATCCAAGCACTTTCCAAAAAATATGATTCTAATCAAAAGCAgttatttaaatacaaaacatatttaatttctgctataaacataagtGATTTTTCAATTAAGCTGTTCGAGTGATGATAGCCTGTAGAACTCAGGCAGAAAGGAGGCAGTTGCAAATCACTTTTGGCAGGCCAGTAGCATGAGCTTTCCCAGCATTTTAGCCTCATGCCTGTTCTATCAGGGAAAGCAAAACTTAGCTTATATCAGTGATTCTCTAACTTTAGCaagtatcagaatcacctggaggaacTGTCAAATGTGAATGTCTGGGTGTCATATCTAGAGTTTCCAATTCAGTAAGTCTGGAGGCGAGTTACAGAAGCTGTGTTTCCAACAAGTTGCCAGGTACATGTCTCATGGGACATCTGACTCTTCCTGTGTCCCTCTTACAGGACTGTTTTGGTTACACTGGCCTCATTCAGGTAATCCTGGATAATttcctcaagatccttaacttaatcacatctataAAGTCTCTTGTGATACAAAATCCTTTGTGTCATATAAAGAGACTttcacaggttccaggaattaggaCATTTTGGGGAGGGGGCATTATTCAGTCTACTACAACTTCTTTTTAAGTTAGAGCTAACTCATAAACAGTTGAGATGATTATCTTATTCTAGAGAcatggaataaatgaataatagagAGCCCtagcagaagggagaaaaaaaaatccaaccaatTTACCTTGCAATAGTTGAAAATGATGATCTGATTGGTTAAAAAATGTCACCAGATATACAACACCACCatgtttcctatatttttttcttatttttaaaatatttatttattttgagagagagagagagagagagagagagaaagagagagagagagagagagagagggaaaatcctgAGCAGGTCCCAAGCTTAGCTCAGAGGCTAActcaggctcaatcccatgactcgtgagatcacgacccaagtcAAAaccaagatgcttaaccaaccgagccacccaggcatccatgcCTCCTATCTTCTGATAAAAGGGGGCTATTGCAATGATTCTTAAGGCTTTGAGTTTCTAAAGCAATACTAAAAGAGTTCTATTAAATTAGAATGAGCCACATCTAGGAAGAAGACTTGgtcttcttcaaagaagacacacaatccTTTACATTGAGCAGATGACACAAGGAGTGGATTGCAAGCTACACAGAAGAAACTAGTCCTAGGGCAAAATTTATGATAAACTACCACATAGAAAAattaaccatattttaaaactaaagggAAACTCTAGTCTACATTAATCTCCCCTACTCTGAACTTCTGTAGCACTTACtgtcaaaacaaatatttaacatttatcatCTGCTACTTTGTATGGTAAGCTATCTTTCTATagaattatattatatttaaaaaatgacaggtGAATTTTTAAAGGTCTGGAAACTTAAATCCATTCTCTTACATTATCATATATTTCCTAATCCATGTGTTAGCACCATAACAATAGCACATATCATTTTATGCTCTTATTTTTGTTCCTTAGCATTATTTACATATGTACATGTTTAGGTACTGATATAGCTGATACTTATGTTAATGATACTGATTATTAAATTATTCATAAATGTCACAtatttggaatatta
Encoded proteins:
- the KIAA1328 gene encoding protein hinderin isoform X1; this encodes MSLSELGAARMQEPQVSNRKSTLRSSAGELDGSYLSVAKSQTCYQTKQRPMSAIQDSASEPLVEFRNNSLKPADFHYPKKDLDRVPLETRTCDYGSPGKKLVDAVPTEKAPPAELKMKECQHLRPTPSSQCCGPRLSENNDHVHESQPTHMAPQYSKTHLESCSNCGISWASLLRGQGTQQSSETDVKKQLSENRRHQLMLQKMELEIEKERLQHLLTQQETKLLLKQQQLHQSRLDYNWLRNQAVCKSRELVATKAQGLNLDMNGDDSGPSLLKSKYADSLLGASSSIKKYQESTNSGENRREKKTVGFHSQTEDDALWTCQKEDAYRPQRGTVAGVRKDASTSPMTTGSQKELVTRTTSSLQQDTSRYETSLLDLVQSLSPKSAPKSQTHPSREAGAWNHSTYRLSPRKSIWNKVGAGRTPEDLEENQILEDIFFI